The genomic stretch AAGATCAACGCCAACAGTGTTCGGGCAAATGCCACGGCGCGGCTGATCATGCGCGAGACACGCCACGCAGTTCTTCCAGCCGGCGCGGCAGCTTCTCATAGATTCCGCCGAAACCGCCGTTGGAAAGGATGGCCACCACATCGCCGCTGCGCAGTTCAGGCGCCACGGCATCAACGATCGCGTCGGCGTCGCCAAGCTCACGCGCCGGCTTTCCTGCCCGCTTAAGGCCATTCACCACTGAGGCGGTCGTCAGGCGGTCGTCTTCCGGAACGGCTTCTGGCTTGAAGATTGGCGTGATCACAATTTCATCCGCTACAGCCAGGCTGCTGATCAGTTCTTTTTGCAGGACTTTGCGGCGCAGCGTGTTCGATCGCGGCTCAAAAATCGCCCACAGCCGCGCACCGGGATAGCGTACCCGCAACGCGCCCAGCGTGGCCGCGATGGCCGTAGGATGGTGGGCAAAATCGTCGATGATGGTGATGCCGTCAATCTCAGCTTTGATCTCCAGCCGGCGCTTCACACTCTTGAAGCTCTTGAGCGCTTCAACAATCTGCGGCGGGTCAATTCCATGGTTTGCCGCCATGGCTGCGGCCGCAGTGGCATTGAGCACGTTGTATTCACCGGCCAGCGCAAATTCAAAGTTTACGGGCTCTTTCCCGTCGCGCAGCACGGTCCATGTGGTTCGCTCCGGCTCGAACTGAAGGTTGGTGATCCGCCAGAACGAATCTTCCTTCATGCCATATCTTTCCATCGGACAAAGCGCTTTGGCGATGCATTCATCCACATTCTGGTGCGCGTCATAGGCAATGATCCTGCCTTTGCGCGGGACGAGGTTCACCAGCCGCTTAAATGCCAGCTTAACCGCGTCCAGGTCGGCATAAATATCAGCGTGATCGAATTCGACCGACGTAAGAATGACGGACTGCGGAAAGTAGTGCAGGAACTTGGGGCCTTTATCGAAAAATGCGGTGTCGTATTCGTCGCCTTCAATAATGAAGTGCTTACCCTGGCGAAGGGCAAAGCTACTGCCAAAGTTTTCCGCGATCCCGCCGACCAGAAATGACGGATCTTTGCCTGCCGACTGAAAAATCCATGCCAGCATGGAAGTTGTGGTGGTTTTACCGTGCGTTCCGGCAATCACAATTGGCTGCCGCGTGCGCAGAAAAAGATCGAAGAGAATATCCGGCATGGATCGCAAAAGTATCCGCTCATCCAGAACATATTCCAGCTCGGGATTGCCGCGCGAGATGGCATTGCCGACGATCACCAGATCGGGCCGAGGCTTCAGGTTGGCTTCAGAGTAAGGCTGC from Terriglobia bacterium encodes the following:
- the mpl gene encoding UDP-N-acetylmuramate:L-alanyl-gamma-D-glutamyl-meso-diaminopimelate ligase yields the protein MEQQHVHIIGICGTAMASLAGLLKQRGFKVTGSDTAAYPPMSDFLASISIPILQPYSEANLKPRPDLVIVGNAISRGNPELEYVLDERILLRSMPDILFDLFLRTRQPIVIAGTHGKTTTTSMLAWIFQSAGKDPSFLVGGIAENFGSSFALRQGKHFIIEGDEYDTAFFDKGPKFLHYFPQSVILTSVEFDHADIYADLDAVKLAFKRLVNLVPRKGRIIAYDAHQNVDECIAKALCPMERYGMKEDSFWRITNLQFEPERTTWTVLRDGKEPVNFEFALAGEYNVLNATAAAAMAANHGIDPPQIVEALKSFKSVKRRLEIKAEIDGITIIDDFAHHPTAIAATLGALRVRYPGARLWAIFEPRSNTLRRKVLQKELISSLAVADEIVITPIFKPEAVPEDDRLTTASVVNGLKRAGKPARELGDADAIVDAVAPELRSGDVVAILSNGGFGGIYEKLPRRLEELRGVSRA